From the genome of Leptolyngbyaceae cyanobacterium:
AATAATGAAAAAACGATTCGAGAGACGATCGAATCAGTTTTAAATCAAACTTTTTCGGATTTTGAGTTAATTATAATTAACGATGGCGCGACTGACTCAACTTTAGAAATTGTCTCCAGCATACAAGATCCTAGAATCAAGGTTTTTTCTTATCCAAACGCTGGTGTTTCTGTCAGCCGCAATCGAGGTTTTCAGCTTGCTAGTGGTAAATTTATTTCTTTTCTGGATGCCGATGATTTGTGGACACCAAATAAGTTAGAATTGCAATTAGAAGCTTTGCAATCAAATCCTGAAGCCGCAGTTGCTTACAGTTGGCTCGATCGAATTGACGAATCAGGTCAATTTTTAACTAAGGGTAATTATAGAAATTTTACTGGTAATGTTTACGAACACTTGGTAGAGCAAAATTTTTTAGAGACGGCTTCTAATCCTTTGATTTGCGCTGAAGCTTTAAAGGCAGTAGGTGATTTTAATTCTGAACTTACTCCTGCTGAAGATTGGGATATGTTTTTGCGATTAGCTGAACATTATCATTTTGTAGTTGTTCCCCGCCCGCAAATTTTATATCGAGTGTCTGCTAATGCTCAATCCACTAATATGCTAAAAATGGAAGCTGTTGGCAGACAAATACGTAAAAAAATAGCCGATCGCGCACCCGAACATTTACAGCAGATAAATAGAATTGCGATCAAAAGAAGATACAAGTATTACACTTACAAAATAATGGAAGGATTACCAGACAGAGAGAAAGGACTAATAGGGATAAGGTTTTTATGGGAGGCAATAAAATATGATGCTTCGTTATTAAAAACGCGAGTAATCTGGAAAGTATTGTTAAAAATCGCAATTACCGTACTAACGCCACGTCAAGTAGCTGTATTTTTACAAAAGAAATACCCAAAATTATTTAATATTGAAACATTAATGATTCATGCCAATAAGGATATGTCCTTGGAAAGTGAATAAATATATATAGCAAGTTAAATATGGCAGTTATTTCAGTAATTATTCCTGCATATAATAGCGAACAAACAATTCGAGAGACGATCGAATCAGTTTTACAGCAAACGTTTTCGGATTTTGAATTAATCGCGATCGATGATGGTTCAACTGATAAAACATTAGAGATTGCTTCGAGTTTCAAAGATACTCGAATAAAAGTTTTTTCTTATCCCAATGCTGGCGGTGCTGTCAGTCGCAATCGCGGTTTCTCCCATTCTTCGGGAGAATTTATCGCTTTTTTAGATGCGGATGATTTATGGACGCCGGACAAGCTAGAATTGCAATTAAAAGCTTTGCAAGATAATCCAGAAGCGGCGGTAGCTTACAGTTGGTTAGATGCGATCGATGAAGCGGGAAAATTTCTAAGAGAAGGTAATCATAGAACGGAAAATGGCGATATTTTTGCCAAACTTTTTTTAATTCCATTTGTAGAAAGCGGTTCCAATCCCTTGATTCGCAGACAAGCTTTTATCGATGTTGGTGGTTTTGATGAATCACTTACAGCCAGTCAAGATTATGATTTGTATTTGCGATTGGCAGCGCGGTATAATTTTGTAGCGGTGCCATCAGCGCAAGTTTTATATCGAATTTCAGCTAATTCTATGTCTGCTAACGTTCGCAGACAAGAAGCAACCAGCTTGTTCGTGAGAGAACGTGCTTTTAAAGAATCTCCTCAACCTTTACCTTCAGAGTTAAAGCAATATAGTATCGCCAACTTTTATAAAGATATTATGTTTCGATTGCTGAACATGAATCCGCAAAGAAAAAGGGGTTTGGAAGCAGCGCGATTTCTCTGGTATGCTGTGAAATACGATCCGGCACTATTGCGAAGGAGAATTCTTTGGAAGGTGGTGTTGAGAATTTTCGCGATCGTACTTTTACCACCCCAACAAGCTGAGTTATTGCTCAACAGAATGAACAAGTTAGCAGATATTAGCACTTTATATATATTTATGCGACAAGAACCTTAAAATATGACAATGATTTCTGTAGTTATACCTGTTTATAATGGTGAAAAAACCCTGAAAGAAACGATCGAATCGGTTTTAACCCAAACTTTTCAAGATTTTGAGTTAATTATAATTAACGATGGCTCTACTGACAACAGTTTAGAAATTATTTCTGGTATTAAAGATGAAAGAATAAAGGTATTTTCTTACCCAAATGCTGGCTTATCTGCTAGCCGCAATCGAGGTATCGATCTCGCGAACGGGGAATATATTTCTTTTATCGATGCGGATGATTTATGGACACTTGATAAATTAGAAGCTCAATTAAAAACACTGCAAGAAAATCCTGAAGCGGCAGTAGCTTATAGTTGGACTGACTGCATAGATGAATCGGGTAAATTTTTAGGGAAAGGTAGTTATTTTAGTTTTAGCGGTGATGTGCGTGCTAATCTTTTATTAACTAATTTTATTGATAGCGGATCGAATGTTTTAATTCGCATGGAAGCCTTAAAAAAGGTTGGTAATTTCGATGAATCGCGTCAATCTTGCGAAGATTGGGATATGTGGTTGCGGTTAGCAATTAACTATAGTTTCGCGGCAGTATCCAAGCCGCAAATTTTATATCGAATGTCTTCTAGTTCGATGTCGGTTAATTTCTTGCGGATGGAAAGAGAAAGCTTAGATGTAATAGAAAAAGCTTGCGATCGCGATCCGGCATATTTTTCACCATTCAAGCAGTTAAGCAAAGGAAACATTTATAAGTACCTGCTGTTTCGCTCGCTTACGTTAGCGACGAAACGAGAGGATGGTTTAATGGCGGCTAGATTTTCATGGCAATCTTTGAAATACGATCGTTCTTTGCTAAAAACAAAAGTTATTTGGAAAATTTTATTTAGAATCGTTACCTTACTTTTATTGCCGAAAGAAATGGCTGTTACAACGATCGCTAAATATAAAAGGCTATATAATATAGATTCTCTACTAATATATATGAGAAAAGGAGTACCTTTTGAAGGAAAATAACTAATTTTTCAAAGAGGTGAATAATATGCCAACTATCTCTGTAATTATTCCTGTCTATAATGGTGAGAAAACGATTCGAGAAACTATCGAATCGGTTTTGAATCAAACTTTTACGGATTTTGAATTAATCGTAATTGATGATGGTTCCCAGGATAAAACTGTAGAGATTGTTTCCAGCATAAGAGATGAGCGTTTAAAGATATTTTCTTACCCTAATTCAGGGGTTTCTATCAGTCGCAATCGTGGAATTTCTCATGTTTCTGGTGAATACATATCCTTTATAGATGCTGACGATCTCTGGACAGAAGATAAATTAGAATTGCAATTAAAAGCGTTAAAAGAAAATTCTCAAGCTGCTGTTGCTTATAGTTGGACTAAATGTATTGATGAATCAGGTAATTTTTCACGCCGAGGTAGCCATATTAGCGTTACTGGCGATGTTTATGCCAAACTGTTATTAATTGATTTTATCGAAAATGGTTCCAATCCTTTAATTCGCAAACAAGCTTTAACAGAAGTGGGAGAGTTTGATGCGTCAGTTACTCCTTCTGAAGACAGAGATATGTGGCTACGTTTAGCTGCTAAATATCATTTTGTTGCTGTTCCTTCCCCACAAATTTTATATCGCCAATCAGATAATTCGGCTTCAGCTAATATTGCCAAGCAAAAGGTGGCTAGCTTGAAAGTAATTGAAAAAGCTTTCGAGCGAACACCTGCATCTTTACAGTATTTAAAAAGGTATTCTGTTGGTAATATTTACAAGGGTCTTACTTTCAAAGCTTTGGAAGGGAACCCACATCCAAAACAGGGATTAATAGCAGCTAGATTGCTTTGGATTTCTGTTAAAAACGATCCTAATCTACTGAAGACACGAGTAATTTGGAAAGCCTTGTTAAAAATTGCCGTAATGATTATTTTACCGCCTCAACTATCTCAAGGATTAATAAGTAAATTTAAAGCAATGTTTAATACTACCACTATTCTTGGTTACTTACAATTAGAATTATTTTAGGATTTAAGATGCCAAATATATCAGTAATTATTCCAGTTTATAATAGCGAAAAGACAATTCGAGAAACAATCGAGTCGGTATTAAATCAAACTTTTACAGATTTCGAGCTAATCATTATTAACGATGGTTCTCAAGATTCTAGCTTAGAGATTATTTCCAGTATCCAAGACACCCGTTTGAAAGTATTTTCCTATCCAAATGCGGGGGTATCAGCTAGTAGAAATCGCGGTATAGATCGAGCAAGTGGCGAATATATTGCTTTTTTGGATTCGGATGATTTGTGGACAGCTGATAAGTTGGAATCTCAGTTACAGGCTTTGCAAGCTAATCCTCATGCAGCCGTTGCTTATAGTTGGACTGAATATATCGATCGATCTGGTAAATTTGTCTGTCCCGGTAATCACGTCACTGCTAGTGGGAATGTTTACGAGCAGCTTTTACTGCAAAATTTCTTAGAAAATGGCTCTACACCATTAATTCGGAAGGAAGCTTTGATAAAAGTGGGGAATTTTGATGAGTCATTATTTGGCCCTGAAGATTGGGATATATACTTACGTTTGGCTGCAAATTATCAGTTTGTAGCCGTACCGAAAGTGCAAGTTTTATATCGAATCTCAGCTAATTCAGTTTCTTCTAATGTTTTCCGGCAGGCATCAGAATGCTTAAAGGTGATTGAGAGAGCTTTTAACCAGGCTCCAGCATCTTTACAACATCTGAAAAAAATGAGTATTTCTAATCTTTATCAATATTTAGTTTTTAAGACGATCGAAGGTTATCCCAATCGAGAGCAGGGTGTAGCGGCGGCGAAATGTCTTTGGCTTGCGATCGTTAATGACCCGGCTCTGCTGAAAAAGCGATCGCGCCTAATCTCGATCGTATTTATTAAGATATTAGCTATTATTTTATTACCTCAATCTCCAAAATTTTTCGATAAAATTAAGGCTGTTTTTAGAAAATCATAAACAGTTAACTTCTGGATAACTAAAATTTTAGGATTAACCAATAAAAAGGGCTAATTAAGCTTCCGATAAAAAAAGCCATTTCGCACTCAGCAACTAAGTCATTTTTAAATTTTCCTCGATATTTAATGAAGTGCATTACAACGCGACGCAAGTTACCTAAAAAAGTTCTAACAGCAATTACTGGTTTTTGTTGAGGTGCAGCATTAATCATGCGGAGTTGACAAGTAGCTAAACCACAATTACGAGATATACAAAGCAAATAACTTCTTTCTAAACGTCTGCTGGGAATTTGATGATATGTCTGCATTGCCGGATTGTACCAAATTTCCCAACCTGCTTTATGGATGTGAAGTGATATTTCGTAGTCGTCTCCTTGGGACAAAGATTTACCTATTCTTCCTGTTAAAATAGGCGTGTCGGGTATGCTTTCGCACCATGCTTGTTTGCGGACTACTAAAGCTGCACCGGGAGGAAGTCTGAGGTTTTGCGGTTCGTATAAAATTGGTTCTGCACCGCATCTCTTAATTGCCAAAAAAGATTCTATTCTTTGGAAGTTTTCCGGAGGTTGCACTTCAAAATCACCGTGAATTTGACCGCCGTAAACACCTGCTTTTGGATGTTCTTGCCCGAATGAATAAGCTGTTGCAACCCAGTTATTATCGGGTAGATTGTCATCATCTAAAAAAGCAACTAATTCTCCGTTTGCTTCTGCGATCGCGCGTTTTCTTGCCCAGACTAATCCCTGTTTGGGTTCAAAAACGTATTTAAGAGGGTAAGGGTATTTCCAGGTATTTTGATACTCTTTAACTACTTTAGATGTACTATCATTACTATTATTATCAATTACAATGATTTCCCAGTTAAAGGATTCTGTGGCTGTTTGCGATCGCAATTTTTCTAAAACTTTCGGTAATCTGTTTTCCCCATTATAAGTAGGTATCGCAACTGTTATATTAATCATTAGAATTACTCTCTAAATATATTTTTCGCCAGATAAAAAATGGGCTGACTAAACTACTTAAATATAACTGCATTTCACAAGCCGCCACTACATCGGTTTTGACTTTAGTGCGATATTTCAATAAGTGAAAAATAATTTTTTTAGTATCGTTTATCATATAAGCGATATTTACCAGAGGTTTTAGCCAAGGTTGAATACCGATCGTTCTAGTTACATAACGACTCAAACCAATCCCGCGAGCTAATGAAATGAGATAGCTTTTTTCTAGCCTCCATTTGGAAATTTTATGATCGATTTCCATCTCAGGATTATACCAAATTTCCCAATCCGAGTTCTGAATATATGATAATACTTCTAAATCTTCACTTGTTAGCATTTTGCCATGTGCTCTACCTGTCAAAATTAGTTGCTTAGGAACATTTTCTAGCCATGCTTGTTTGCGTATAACTAGACCTGCTGATGGAGGTAATAGTTTACTAGAAGGGTTGTATAAAAGCGGATTTTCACCTCTTTCTATAATTGCTAATAGTGAGGCAATTCTCTTAAAATTTTTTGGCGGCTCAATTTCGTACATTGGATGAATTTGACTACCGTAAGCACCAGCTTTTGGATATTCTTGGCTAAATAAATAAGCTTTTGATACCCAATCAAGTGCAGGGAGATTATCGTCATCTAAAAAACCAATCAGTGAACTATTCGCCTCTTCAATTGCTTTTTGTCGTGCAAATCCTGCACCTTGTTTTTGCTCGTAATAGTATCTTATTGGGTACGGACATGACCAATTTTTTTGGTAATCTTCTACTATCTTTTTGGTACGATCGCTGCTATTGTTATCAACAACAATGATTTCCCAAGAAATGCTTTCAGTATTAATTTGCGCTCTTAGCCGTTCCAGAACTTCTGGCAAACGATTTTCCCCATTGTAAGTAGGAATGGCAACCGTGAAGTCTAGCATAGGGAATTTTTTGTTTGGTGAATTGGAAAATGGGAAAAAATATCTGGCTTCCCAATTTCCCATTTCCCAATATGGTTAACTTTCTACTACTTGAACTGCGGCTGGCGAGATCGTAATAGTTTGTTTTTTGTTGAACGTAAGCTTATTATTGGCACAATCAACGGAAATCGTATCACCTGGAACGAAAGAATTTTCCAAAATCAGCGTCGCGATCGGATTTTCCAGTTCTCGTTGAATGGCCCGTTTCAAAGGACGAGCGCCGTATACCGGATCGTAACCTGCTTCTGCCAGATGATTTTGGGCAGCAGGGGACAATTCCAAGGCAATTTTTTGATCGGCGAGTAACTTTTGAATCCGCTGCATTTGAATACCCACAATTTGGCGTAATTCGCTCAAATTCAGAGTATGGAAGAGAATTGTATCATCAACCCGGTTGAGAAATTCCGGACGGAAATGTTTTCTTAAAGCTTCCGTTACCTGTTTCCGCATTTTCTCGTATTGGGAGTCGTCGCGGGCGAATTCTAAAATACGATCGCTTCCGATATTACTCGTCATTACGATCACCGTATTGCGGAAATCTACCGTTCTACCTTGAGAATCGGTGATTCTGCCATCATCCAACACTTGCAGCAAAATGTTGAATACGTCCGGGTGTGCCTTTTCCACTTCATCCAGCAACACCACCGAATAAGGACGCCGACGAATCGATTCGGAAAGTTGCCCTCCTTCTTCATACCCCACATAACCGGGAGGCGCACCCACCAAACGGGAGACGGCGTGTTTCTCCATGTACTCGGACATATCAATTCGCACTAAAGCGTCTTCCGAGTCAAACAAAAATTGAGCCAAAGCACGGGCTAACTCGGTTTTTCCGACCCCAGTTGGCCCCATTAAGAGGAAAGAACCGATCGGGCGTCCGGGGTCTTTCATTCCCGCCCTCGCGCGACGAATTGCTGCTGCAACTGCGGAAACAGCTTCTTCTTGCCCGATCACCCTCTTATGCAGTTGCGCTTCCAATTGCAATAACTTTTGCCGTTCCGATTCCAGCAAACGGTTAACTGGGATTCCCGTCCATTTTCCGACAATTTCGGCAATATCTGCTTCCGTAACTTGTTCCCGTAACAGGGTAGAACCTTGAGATTGCACTTTCAGGAGTTCTGCTTCTTTCGCTTCCCGATCGCGCTGCACTCCTTCCAGTTTCCCATACTTCAACTGCGCCGCTTTATTCAAATCATAAGCTCTTTCGGCTTGTTCGATTTGAACTCGCAATTGTTCTTCTTCTTCCTTCAAAGCGTTGATTGCTTGCAGGACTTGCTTTTCACCTTGCCATTGGGAAGCGAGTTTATCTTGTTCTGCTTTTAATTCATTAATCTCATCTTCAATTTTGCCCAGACGTTCTCGCGACGCTTTATTTTCTTCCCCTTCTAAGGAAAGTTTTTCCATTTCCAACTGCATCAAGCGTCTGTCAATTGCCTCTAACTCTTCTGGTTTTGAGGTAATTTCCATTTTCAATTTAGCAGCTGCTTCGTCTACTAAGTCGATCGCTTTATCTGGCAAAAAGCGATCGGTAATGTAACGTTGAGAAAGAGTAGCTGCCGCCACTAACGCCGAATCGGTAATTTTAACACCGTGGTGAACTTCGTACCTTTCCTTCAATCCCCGCAGAATGGAAATCGTATCTTCTACTGTGGGTTGATCTACGTAAACTTGTTGGAAACGACGTTCCAGGGCAGCATCTTTTTCGATATGCTTGCGGTACTCATCTAAAGTAGTTGCCCCGATGCAGCGCAACTCTCCTCTAGCTAACATGGGTTTGAGTAGATTTCCCGCATCCATCGCGCCTTGGGCGTTACCACCGGCACCGACAACGGTATGAAGTTCATCGATAAATAGGACTATTTGCCCTTCCGAGTTGGTAACTTCTTTCAATACCGCCCGCAATCTGTCTTCAAATTCGCCTCGATATTTCGCACCCGCCACCAAACTACCCATATCCAGGGAAATCAGTCGGCGGTTTTTCAGGGATTCCGGTACGTCCCCGTTGACGATTCGCTGGGCGAGTGCTTCTGCGATCGCAGTTTTTCCCACCCCAGGTTCCCCAATTAACACGGGATTATTCTTCGTTCGCCGCGATAACACCTGAATTACCCGCCTAATCTCATCATCTCGCCCGATTACCGGGTCTAGTTTACCAGCTTTAGCTTGTTCCGTGAGATCGCGACCGAATTTTTCTAAGGCGTCATAACGATTTTCCGGGGTTTGATCGGTAACTTTTTGGCTACCCCGCATCGTTTTAATGACAGCTTCTAACTTTTTAAGATCGACATCAAAAACTTTAAGTAAACGGCGTCCGATTCTTTCATCTTCCGCAAAACCGATCCATAAATGTTCTACTGAAATAAAGCCATCTTGCCAAGAAACTCTAGCAGACTCAGCCCGATCGAGCAGGACATCTAAACCTCTACCTAAATAAATATCATCGTTTTTGGCAACTACTCTGGTTTGGGATTTCGTATATGATTCCAGTTGGGAAGCTAGACGAGCGGCGTCTACTCCAGCGCGACCCAATATGCGGTGGGTCAACCCGTCTTGTTCCAGAAGTGCGATCGCTAAATGTTCTACTTCTAAATATTGATGTTGATAGCGACGCACGATTTCTTGGGATTTGACGATCGCTTCCCAAGCTTTATCCGTAAATTTGCTTGCATCCGTAGGCTGCACAGTTGTTCCTCTTTGTCAAAGGGGTTCCTACTTTTTGACCATTCCCTTCATGACCATCTTACCTTTTACTGTCAAGGAACAGACGAAAAGGCGAAAAGGGCTAAGAGGAAAAGCTTAAACGGTCAGCGTTTGACCGTTTTTCCCTTTTAACCTAAGTGCATAGTTCTATTCTGAACCTGTGGTGTGGGTAGATGGAAATACTGACACCTTAAGTTCGATCGATCTTGCTTTTTTCTCGATCGCGTAAGTTATGCTATTCAATAAACTCATCTGGCGAAAAATTATTCCGGTCAGAACACACAAAAAAATTTGTGAAGAATTTTAAGTTAATCGGTCAAAAAATTTACTAAATACCATCCTTATCTAGAACTATATGTTATGGTGCATTGGTAAACAAATTCCAGAGTTATTCCTTTAAGACCAAGGCTTTATCCGTTTTTCCATTGAAACTGCATGGTTTAAGTAAGAGCCGCTGGTTGAAGTATTAAATATCAGGGTGTAGAGAGTGAAATTATGGAAGTTCGACGCCGGTAATATCGGGCGTGGGAACTATTACAGCATCTGCGAATCAAAGATTTTGAAGATACGGGCTTTTGGCGTTTGAAGTGCCAAATTTGACCAAGCATGGATTAAATCCAAGCGCCTAAAAATCTGTTCGTCACAAAAAAATTATTTTTGCAAGGGTTCTACCAAAATGAAAAGCTTTGCTAAAAAAAATGCCCATCAAATGGGATTTTCATTCACCGCTCTAGGTATCTTATTAGCTATTGCCCAGCCTGCTACCGCTGCTACCTTCTCAGTTGGAGGCTATAGCTGGGATGTTGCTAATTCCGTAACCACGGGCAAAATCATTCAAGGACAGGAACAAACCTCTGCCTACGGCGCTTCCTTTGGCCCTAACGACCCTTCAGTGAATAACCGCACTATTGGGCGGTTAATTGAGAGCAACACCGCTCCGAATAATAGTTACTCCTTCACCCTTGGTAAAGACAACCAAACCGAATCTATTATCGAACTCGGTTGGGGAAAGGGAATGTCTTTAGCAAATCAGGATGGCAATGACGTAGTAATTTACGAAAGTGGGGGTAGTGGTGAACCGGAAGCCTATGCAGTAGCCGTTAAGAAAGTTGGCAGTAGCGGCTTTACTAACTACCTGTACCAATTTAGTAGCGGATATTGGGATTCTTATAGCTTTGCAACCGCGATCGATTTTAGTAATTTCGGTCTGAACAAAGGCGAACAAATTGAAGCAATTCGCATTAAAAACCTGATTTCCAGCGACATGGTTCAGGGACAAGACGGACAAGGATTTTTGGGCGGTCAGTACCAACCCAAAGTCGGGCCAAATGGTCTAGAACCAGATTATTCAATTGGTAAGTTCGACGCAGATATCACTTTCGTAGCAGGGTTACACGCACCCAGGGCAGTTCCCGAACCTACTTCTGGTTTGGTTTTACTAGTGTTTGGCGTTGCTGGTGCTAATTTAATGGCGAAAGGTAAAAAGTCAAGATAAAACCAT
Proteins encoded in this window:
- a CDS encoding glycosyltransferase, with the translated sequence MPTISVIIPVYNGEKTIRETIESVLNQTFTDFELIVIDDGSQDKTVEIVSSIRDERLKIFSYPNSGVSISRNRGISHVSGEYISFIDADDLWTEDKLELQLKALKENSQAAVAYSWTKCIDESGNFSRRGSHISVTGDVYAKLLLIDFIENGSNPLIRKQALTEVGEFDASVTPSEDRDMWLRLAAKYHFVAVPSPQILYRQSDNSASANIAKQKVASLKVIEKAFERTPASLQYLKRYSVGNIYKGLTFKALEGNPHPKQGLIAARLLWISVKNDPNLLKTRVIWKALLKIAVMIILPPQLSQGLISKFKAMFNTTTILGYLQLELF
- the hpsE gene encoding hormogonium polysaccharide biosynthesis glycosyltransferase HpsE; the encoded protein is MLDFTVAIPTYNGENRLPEVLERLRAQINTESISWEIIVVDNNSSDRTKKIVEDYQKNWSCPYPIRYYYEQKQGAGFARQKAIEEANSSLIGFLDDDNLPALDWVSKAYLFSQEYPKAGAYGSQIHPMYEIEPPKNFKRIASLLAIIERGENPLLYNPSSKLLPPSAGLVIRKQAWLENVPKQLILTGRAHGKMLTSEDLEVLSYIQNSDWEIWYNPEMEIDHKISKWRLEKSYLISLARGIGLSRYVTRTIGIQPWLKPLVNIAYMINDTKKIIFHLLKYRTKVKTDVVAACEMQLYLSSLVSPFFIWRKIYLESNSND
- the clpB gene encoding ATP-dependent chaperone ClpB, whose translation is MQPTDASKFTDKAWEAIVKSQEIVRRYQHQYLEVEHLAIALLEQDGLTHRILGRAGVDAARLASQLESYTKSQTRVVAKNDDIYLGRGLDVLLDRAESARVSWQDGFISVEHLWIGFAEDERIGRRLLKVFDVDLKKLEAVIKTMRGSQKVTDQTPENRYDALEKFGRDLTEQAKAGKLDPVIGRDDEIRRVIQVLSRRTKNNPVLIGEPGVGKTAIAEALAQRIVNGDVPESLKNRRLISLDMGSLVAGAKYRGEFEDRLRAVLKEVTNSEGQIVLFIDELHTVVGAGGNAQGAMDAGNLLKPMLARGELRCIGATTLDEYRKHIEKDAALERRFQQVYVDQPTVEDTISILRGLKERYEVHHGVKITDSALVAAATLSQRYITDRFLPDKAIDLVDEAAAKLKMEITSKPEELEAIDRRLMQLEMEKLSLEGEENKASRERLGKIEDEINELKAEQDKLASQWQGEKQVLQAINALKEEEEQLRVQIEQAERAYDLNKAAQLKYGKLEGVQRDREAKEAELLKVQSQGSTLLREQVTEADIAEIVGKWTGIPVNRLLESERQKLLQLEAQLHKRVIGQEEAVSAVAAAIRRARAGMKDPGRPIGSFLLMGPTGVGKTELARALAQFLFDSEDALVRIDMSEYMEKHAVSRLVGAPPGYVGYEEGGQLSESIRRRPYSVVLLDEVEKAHPDVFNILLQVLDDGRITDSQGRTVDFRNTVIVMTSNIGSDRILEFARDDSQYEKMRKQVTEALRKHFRPEFLNRVDDTILFHTLNLSELRQIVGIQMQRIQKLLADQKIALELSPAAQNHLAEAGYDPVYGARPLKRAIQRELENPIATLILENSFVPGDTISVDCANNKLTFNKKQTITISPAAVQVVES
- a CDS encoding glycosyltransferase, with translation MPNISVIIPVYNSEKTIRETIESVLNQTFTDFELIIINDGSQDSSLEIISSIQDTRLKVFSYPNAGVSASRNRGIDRASGEYIAFLDSDDLWTADKLESQLQALQANPHAAVAYSWTEYIDRSGKFVCPGNHVTASGNVYEQLLLQNFLENGSTPLIRKEALIKVGNFDESLFGPEDWDIYLRLAANYQFVAVPKVQVLYRISANSVSSNVFRQASECLKVIERAFNQAPASLQHLKKMSISNLYQYLVFKTIEGYPNREQGVAAAKCLWLAIVNDPALLKKRSRLISIVFIKILAIILLPQSPKFFDKIKAVFRKS
- the hpsE gene encoding hormogonium polysaccharide biosynthesis glycosyltransferase HpsE: MINITVAIPTYNGENRLPKVLEKLRSQTATESFNWEIIVIDNNSNDSTSKVVKEYQNTWKYPYPLKYVFEPKQGLVWARKRAIAEANGELVAFLDDDNLPDNNWVATAYSFGQEHPKAGVYGGQIHGDFEVQPPENFQRIESFLAIKRCGAEPILYEPQNLRLPPGAALVVRKQAWCESIPDTPILTGRIGKSLSQGDDYEISLHIHKAGWEIWYNPAMQTYHQIPSRRLERSYLLCISRNCGLATCQLRMINAAPQQKPVIAVRTFLGNLRRVVMHFIKYRGKFKNDLVAECEMAFFIGSLISPFYWLILKF
- a CDS encoding glycosyltransferase yields the protein MAVISVIIPAYNSEQTIRETIESVLQQTFSDFELIAIDDGSTDKTLEIASSFKDTRIKVFSYPNAGGAVSRNRGFSHSSGEFIAFLDADDLWTPDKLELQLKALQDNPEAAVAYSWLDAIDEAGKFLREGNHRTENGDIFAKLFLIPFVESGSNPLIRRQAFIDVGGFDESLTASQDYDLYLRLAARYNFVAVPSAQVLYRISANSMSANVRRQEATSLFVRERAFKESPQPLPSELKQYSIANFYKDIMFRLLNMNPQRKRGLEAARFLWYAVKYDPALLRRRILWKVVLRIFAIVLLPPQQAELLLNRMNKLADISTLYIFMRQEP
- a CDS encoding glycosyltransferase, coding for MTMISVVIPVYNGEKTLKETIESVLTQTFQDFELIIINDGSTDNSLEIISGIKDERIKVFSYPNAGLSASRNRGIDLANGEYISFIDADDLWTLDKLEAQLKTLQENPEAAVAYSWTDCIDESGKFLGKGSYFSFSGDVRANLLLTNFIDSGSNVLIRMEALKKVGNFDESRQSCEDWDMWLRLAINYSFAAVSKPQILYRMSSSSMSVNFLRMERESLDVIEKACDRDPAYFSPFKQLSKGNIYKYLLFRSLTLATKREDGLMAARFSWQSLKYDRSLLKTKVIWKILFRIVTLLLLPKEMAVTTIAKYKRLYNIDSLLIYMRKGVPFEGK
- a CDS encoding glycosyltransferase, with amino-acid sequence MPLISVIIPAYNNEKTIRETIESVLNQTFSDFELIIINDGATDSTLEIVSSIQDPRIKVFSYPNAGVSVSRNRGFQLASGKFISFLDADDLWTPNKLELQLEALQSNPEAAVAYSWLDRIDESGQFLTKGNYRNFTGNVYEHLVEQNFLETASNPLICAEALKAVGDFNSELTPAEDWDMFLRLAEHYHFVVVPRPQILYRVSANAQSTNMLKMEAVGRQIRKKIADRAPEHLQQINRIAIKRRYKYYTYKIMEGLPDREKGLIGIRFLWEAIKYDASLLKTRVIWKVLLKIAITVLTPRQVAVFLQKKYPKLFNIETLMIHANKDMSLESE